GTTCCAGCAGGAAGCTTCCCGCCACCAAGGCGGCCAGGACCAGCCGCAGAACGCTCCACGAGAGACGcatcacaaaaacacaaacaacggGTACGACGATCCGCACCGTACGATCGCCAGGGTAACACTGGCGGCAGTGCCAAAACCCGGCCACCGACCGAACGGACTGGCCCCTCGAGAGGGCCCTTACTCCAACTCCCGAGCTGGGAgggtggtgggttttttttgcaacggCGTGCCGCCTAGGAAAACCGGTCACGAAACACCACAGCTTGATCGACATTTCTCGTGTGTTACGGTCACTTTGAGGCGGTTCGGTGGGCCACCGATCTCTACTGCCACCAAAAACGGGCGGGAGGAGTGGAGggtgatttgttttgattttcactaaaCGAACACGAAGGAGCACGccaaagagagacagagagaagcGCAGGAGAATGGCCAGCACGACGACCTTCGCACATGATGCAATGTGGAAGCGTGTGTTGCTGGAAGCTTGCAGGGCCGGTAGTTTTGGGTGGCGTCTCGTTTTCCTTCGAGAGGGTCAGACAGGGTGCAGAAGCGTTCTTAAGCCCCACCagaatcaccaccaccatccgaaATAGGTGGTCGATGACCAGCACCAGACATGGGCCACGGAATCCGGAAGCGGGCGGATTGCGTGGCCGCTACGTTTGGTATGCTGGGTTAAGGACGGTTGCGTTAGAATTGGATCGTTGGAATCAGGCCGCTGCAAACAAACTGTACCGACCGGAGGGCCAGTTCAATCAGCAGCCGGTTTTGCAGCGCTGCAGCGTGCAGGTGAACTGAAAGTGCCATTGGTTGTGCTTGGTGCGGTGCAAAATGGGGATGCCGTTACAAGGGCCTGTTAATATTTAGCGGGGCAGGTTTAACCTGTTTGTGGGGTTGGGGGGTGGTTCGCCGGCTCCACTTTCCTAGAATGCGATGATAGATAATTGATTTAGACGGTGTGGAAGTTTATTTCCACACGCGAGAGTAGTGCAAACGTCCGATGGGGGCCATTGCGACGAGGAATTCATTTGGAAATATGGATAAGTGAGACATTTGTAAGCAAAGAAAATGAATTTGATGAGATAGAAACAAAGTATCTTTGTAAGAAGGTGTAGATAACAAAAAGGAtcaaaattaatttgttttactattttttttttcaatatgtttTCTAATCTTTCGATTATTATAGCTTGAAAGGACATCACACCATACGAGGAAGGGTGCAATAGTCTTGAGAAAATTATGATAAACGCCAGTAACAAGATCTACTATTGCgtgattaaaattaaacatctTCTTAACTGTATAGAACAgtacaaataataataacaataataaaaatagtaataataataataataataataataaaaaataataataataataataataataataataataataataataataataataataataataataataataataataataatatcaatttttttttaatttctcgtaAGGACAacttgataataataataataataataataataataataataataataataataataatagtaataaataataaaattataataatcaaTATAATTTCGTTCACGACAATACGACCGGGCCGTAAAAAttaagcaaataaataaataaataattttgttcACTTTTCTTTTATCCTATTATTCAtgttattattcattattcatGAAAGcgattaattttattaacCTTTGTAGGAgtattttaaactattttttcttattttatttttatctccaCTCTAAGGGCCAGCTCACCACAGGATAGACTGAAACGGAGACGGTTGAGAACGCAACAGTTAAATGCTGTAAGCAAACCTTCCAATCAAAACTTTActagcacacaaacacacgtgttAGCTCTTAAGAATATGTAATATCTTTCCCTTACGCTCAATCGTTCGGTCCGCTAAAGGTCATGGAACAGATGTTAGCAATAAAATAGCTTAGATCTTAGCCTCGGTCAAATATGGccagtaaaacaaaatcattacAACAGTCCTAAACCTAATGGTACGATCCACGCACAGAGAAGGTTAACTCAAGTACCGAATGcacatttttctgttttaagaAACAAAGATCCTTTCTGTTCCAACGTCTTACAACACCAACGCCGAGCAGTAAATTAATGTCATACGATAGCAAAAAGGTTCGTGCTCCCATGCAGCGTTCGGCAATGTAGACTCAAGTGCATCTATCGGTTGACAAAAATAATTTGACCCGGAAAAAGTACATGCAAGAAACAAAGAATTGACTAATAAGTTCAGCGACACATGTTCCAACGGACAACGAAATCAACTGAACTAGAAGGAAGAAATTAAACGTAAAGTGGTACCGTAAGGACTTTCCCCATTTCCCAGGCAACACTTTCCCATACAAGCGCTGTTCTAagagaatgtttttttttcattttttaacacAACCATCTCACAGCGGAAGCGCATCTTCccgcgcacacaaacaaccgCCGCAACGGCAAAAAAACGTGGCGCCAGTCTGTCTCAACTATTATTGATTATCGCGCTTCCTCCGCAACCACCCAGCTACGAACGACGTCGAGCATGCCAAAAAGCTCGTCTCGGGACGCGCAGACACATTCCAGCATCCGTGCCAGTAGCATCAAGTGGTCTGCGTGTGCGGTCGACCCGTCCGGTGCGTGTCCGGTGCGGACAACAGTAAAAAAGATGACCCCCGGTCAGCTGCTCCGTTGGAGTGTATCGTTCCTGCTCCTGCACCACCTATCCCAACACAGTTTCGTCGAATCGAAGGTACGCAACCGTGTGCAAAAGTGGCAGCAGCGCACTTGGCGTGCCCGGTTCGGGTCGGGCCCACGGCGCGACTGGAAGTCCGCCTTTGATCCACCGAAAACGAGTCACCGGTCGCGGTATGGGCTTTCCCCGCGGATGGAGGACTTCTTCAACCCGGACGGTGTACCGAACGCGTACTCCAACTATCACTATCGACGGGTAGGTAGTGGGAAGGGAGGTGGAAAGAGTCAACGGGCCACCAAGCTATCGTCCGGTCGTCGTGAGGGTGGAAAGTACAGCACAGGAAGTCGATTGAAACGACATACTCGCGAGCGGGCGGAACCATACATCGAGGAGCTGAAGGATTATCTCGATCCCGTCGATCTAATGCTGCTTGGGGATGATCCGAACAGTGAATTCGTTCCACTGCAGCCAGAGTTTGGCCAGCAGTACAACATTGATACGGATGAAAGCTCGCAGGAACACCCGGGCCCTGCCATTGACGGTGGTGCATCGATGCCGTCCGGTGGTGATAAGAAGCTGAAAGAATTCAAAATTGTCTTCCACCATCGCAATCTGAATGGGAGTGGCGTTCGTGCGTGTTCCAGTGTGGGCTTTACTCTGCTTGCTCTCCTGATAGCCTCACCAATAGGTGCCATCGCACGGCTCGAGGGATGAGCTGCAGAACACAGTCGCCCTGTCTGTTTACTGTCTTTACCGTCCTTATACGATCAGTGTATACCACCACAAAACTACGTCTAGTCATTGTAGAGCGAACGCTCTTATCGCCCAAGAAAAggccaaacaaataaacattcaaATCAACTCATCGCCACAGCTAGCGATGCTTCAGTAGCAATTAATCGGTCGCACGATGTGGTACACTCGAGGTGCGGCGGTACGATTCTCCTGCCCGGTGGTACTGTGCATGCTGCTGAGCTTCGCTGCCTTTAGCAGCAACGGTGGTAGTGGAGCAGCGGGCGTGTTTTGGAGCATTGCACATGCAGCACCGACTTCCGATTGCGTTGCAGTGGCAAACGGAACGGGTGGAGCTGTTGTGCCGCCGCTGCAACTGACCAGCAAACCGAACGTACCGGAATTGGATCCACTGCGTTGGCTCGTTTCGAAATCGGGCTCATTTTTCAAGGGCTAGTGTAGTGAATAAAAGTATGTGAATTAATCTAACCTACAAAGAGTGTGTTTTCATTTCCTGTTcatttaaaattgtatttgtAATGGTGGCATTTCACACAGAACATTATAAAGTGGCGATAAATGATGTATTAATGATATGGAAATTGCTCTAAAAAATAGGTACaccatatttttttaaattccagGATAATATTTACAagttaaattatgtttaatgattgaaaaaatggcacttgattttttcctttcatttaaacctttatatttaaaatatttttatttgggtCACCATTCATATTTGTATCCTCGATAGTAACCCTGCCGTACGTCAACACTGCGCGCCTAAGGTATGCAATCCGCGCTACAGCTACTCGCTGCGGCACAGTGGGAAAAACTGTAGCACACAGCTCGTCATTTAGTttcaaataacattttaatttttttttcgactgaaattatttaaacatttaaaaaaaagttattttagaTGAGCTTttagccaaagaaaaaaacattgttaAAAAAAGCCTACACATTGGAATGAACAATGCAATtggattgttttgaaaatgccTTTTTAGTGAAGGTGGTCCATCCAATGACCTATGAACATCAACATCTTTATCGAATATCTGCAGTTGGTGAAACATATCACAATCACAAAGAACTAGAACCATAATTACCGGGGTTTAGGTAGGACCAGGTCTCTAATGTTACAAAGAAGCAGTAGAAGTTATCATAAACTTACTTTACTTGTATGGTGCAACAAGCATACTCGGTATAGGCCTTAGCCACTAATGAGCTTGATTGGTGTATGGTTTATCTATAGCATGATATAGTAAGATGAGGTGACTCGGACGATGCAAGATTTGAGTTATCAAACCATTTAGGAGAAAAAACCCACCAAACATCATGATAACAACATGCGTAAGGCCGGTACAGTGCTTCGCTGGCCGATCCGTACCAACAAAAACCCTCGATATGCTAGGTAAGTGCATACCCTTTCTGCAATCACATTGTTAAGTAACGACAATGTCCCTTCCGAAACCgctacaaaaaccaaaacccgTTCAAGCTTCGCTGCCTCAATAACGTCTTCCTTTTTGGGATGACGTAAACCTGCCCTAAGTATCGCACAAGTCACTCCCACCCGAAGCCTGGAGACCCGGCCACAACAAATTGTCATTCGGTCCCGATTACAAATCCAATCATTACAAACTACTTTTACAACCATTTAAGTTCTAAGCCCACGCTACAAACGTTTAGCCCTGATCCCCTTCCTATATTCAATAATCAATCGAACCCTTTTCCTGCCACCCTTTGGAATGTGCTGATGAGGGAGGGCCTCGGAAGACCCCATCGCCGACGTTCTAATGGCTGTTCAAGATCAATCCCATCTGATCAGTCATTTCCTTCCTtcggaggggggagggggggggggtaggcgATTGGAAGTCGTTAAATGACAATTGCAAAAGCGTCCCGGTGGAAAATTATTTCCAACTGCTGGATAAATTACGCTAATGGCGTATCAGAAGCGTCAGCGTCATCGCATTAACTCATCTCGAACAGGGAAAGGTGTGGAAATGGTAGCCGTGATTCACAAGGTGTAGAGCAACAGTACAATGCATTAGAGTGGAAGTAGATCTGAGCAAATAGAAGTTTCAAGGTTAACCAAGGGACGGGGTCGGCACAATTGTCTGGTTAAGGTGTTTTCTAGGAAAAATATCATCCAGAAAGTATAGTTCTTTCCGTACTTTCTTAAGTAAGTTT
This sequence is a window from Anopheles merus strain MAF chromosome 3R, AmerM5.1, whole genome shotgun sequence. Protein-coding genes within it:
- the LOC121596024 gene encoding uncharacterized protein LOC121596024, giving the protein MPKSSSRDAQTHSSIRASSIKWSACAVDPSGACPVRTTVKKMTPGQLLRWSVSFLLLHHLSQHSFVESKVRNRVQKWQQRTWRARFGSGPRRDWKSAFDPPKTSHRSRYGLSPRMEDFFNPDGVPNAYSNYHYRRVGSGKGGGKSQRATKLSSGRREGGKYSTGSRLKRHTRERAEPYIEELKDYLDPVDLMLLGDDPNSEFVPLQPEFGQQYNIDTDESSQEHPGPAIDGGASMPSGGDKKLKEFKIVFHHRNLNGSGVRACSSVGFTLLALLIASPIGAIARLEG